GCTCAAAGAAAATCTGAAAATACCAGTTGTAGACTTTTGATATTCAGAATACTACCCCTAAGAAACAATGACATATTAATCCACGACTATCTCGGTTAACTATAGGGAGTTGAAGCAATATATATTGAAATTGTTTGAGTTTGCAACTTGCTGTTGAGCGTTGCCAATTAAATTGATTTCATTACTGAGCATTCAGATACTAGTTCTGAATCCACGATTTTTCTTTCATGCAAATCAGAAATTGCTCTTCGTATGCCTGTTTCATCTTGACCGGTTCAAATTTATCAGTTTATCAATCATATCAAGGAAAGAGGAGACAGGAAATCTGTTCGGTCCATAGTGAGCCAATTTAGGATATTTCCCATgaatataaaaaaaaaaaacactcaGCATGGAACAAGGCCCTTACACCTCTCACAACCAAGTAAGTCTTCCATATTCAATCCTTAATTCAGAGGCTATAAGGGTAGACTTGGTGGAAGGCGCTTCGGCTCTTTGGGCTTTTAAATTCCAGGGTGCTTTAGGCCGCCCACGTGATGATGGGCAGAAACGCCGGGGCTAATCCGGGGGATTGATTGCCAGCATGTGGACTCGTGTGTATGTACATCGGAACCATCAATTCATAAAGGCATTTGGTTCGCAAAGCCAGTGCAATGGCTTCGAACATTCCTCTCCCTCTTCCGCCGCGCACCCCTACTCCGCTAGCGGACGAGGAGAATGCCTCCCAGATCAACTCAGGGATACCCATCGATCGCGATTCCCTATCGCCGCTTAAGGCCTCCTTTCCGATGGATGCCGAAGGCAGAGATATAGTGAGCCCCGCGAAATCCTCTTTCAATTTGGCAACCTCGCCTGAAGACGCAGAGACGCCGATCGAGAATGGCTCGAGCGACACGTCACCCGCCGGGCCATTCAATTTCAATACTACTGTTATGGCGAAAAGTCCAGTGATCAAATCGGTGAGTTAAATTGCGCCGATGACTTGCGGTGGTGGGGGTGCTGACCTTTTCCCTCCTTGTTCAGAACATGGGACAGCGTCGTGGCCACAAATACAAGCACAGTAGCATCTCGCACCAGATCTTCCTCGAGCCTCCTCCTCGCGCGCCCCTAGCCCTCCCAAACTCCCTGCCCATGCCAACACTGAAAGAATGCCGATCTAGCATGTCGAAGGATCAAAAGACCCGCTTCTGGTGGAGCTTATGCCACATGGTCGTTGCGGCGTACACGCTCTGGACCGCACATGGGTCCCTGGCCATGACAGCATTATCGCATTTGATTCTATTTGATTCGCTCGGGGCTCTCTTGTGTGTTGCAGTTGATGTGTTGGGCAATTTTGAAGTTTGGAAGAGATCGACTATCCGCCACCCGTTCGGCCTGGAGCGTGCAGAAGTTCTAGCCGGATTCGCAATGGCTGTGCTTCTTTTGTTCATGGGATTAGATCTCATCTCCCACAGTCTGCAGCATTTTCTTGAAAAGGCTGGCCATGAGCCTCATCGCCCGCATGATCATGATCGGATTTCTCTGGGTAGTGTGGATGTGACTGCAGCTCTAGCTATTTCATCGACACTTGTGTCAGCCATTGGTCTCAAAAACCATGCTCGAATTGGGAAGGCTATGCGATTTGGGTATATTAAATCTCTTCCGTCGGTCTTGAGCAACCCGTCTCACTTCCTCACCCTCTCTTGTTCAACTCTGCTGCTACTTTTACCACTGGTCTCAATCCGGATCTATGATTGGCTCGATAAGCTCTTGTCTGGTACCATTGCCTTATCAATGTGCTTCCTAGGAACTCGCTTGGTGAAGACTCTAGGATCCATGCTTCTCATGTCCTACTCCGGCCAAGGAGTTTCCGATGTGATCAAGGACATTGAAGCCGACGCTGCTGTATTCGGCATTGATGACGCCCGATTCTGGCAGGTTCATTATGGGCTATGTATGGCAAACCTCAAGCTCCGAGTCAATGGTTCTGATGACAATCTTGTCCGGCTACGGGAGAAGATATCCAGCTTAATTCGCAACAGGTTGGGTGGTGGGTATGGCGCCGGGGGTCAAAAATGGGAGGTCTCTTTGCAATTCACGATTGAGCGTGCATGATCGATTCGATTTCGATGACTGATGTTTTGTCTGATCAACCATGCAATGTCTTCTTAATTCTAAGGGACACCCCTGTATATTACGAATGGTTTTCTCCTAATCAACATAACTGCTTTCAAGTTCAAAAATCAGTGCTCGGGGCTATCCAGCTCATGAATGTTCAGCAGCATGTAGGAACTAAACGCAACTCTCATGATACTGCTCTCAGGTCAATTTTGCACACCCTTCACATTCTATTAGGACATGCCTTGGTACAGCCCAGATGATATAGTAGTCGAGAGCAATGTCAAAATTTTGTCTTAATGAGGCAATCGCCCCTGGGTTCGTTTCTCTTGGTACTGTTGAAGTCCATGGTCCAATTACCTGTTGAGCCATGTACTGTTGAGAACATGTCTCCCCCACCTTTCATGTTATTCCCCTTCGTTGCCTACAAATCCGAGAAGAAATTGGAAACACGAGATCTTAATTGGAATTGAATCGAGTCTGAGTTTCTTGGTGAGAACAAGCTGCAAATTCGATGTTTCCGAGCAGTAGGAAACATTGCGCTGCAAGGTCTAGTATCACGGGAATTGTAGCCTTGAATGTACTCGTAATCCCACAAAGATCTCCGTGAATCAAATCCAGGTGAGAATACACAAGAGAAAACAGACAGCAAAAGAACGTCACGCCTTCTAGGGGAACCCCTCACAAGCCAGCTTGAAGGAGACAAACCCAGGCTCGAGGATGTCAGGGATACACTGCCCCTCGGCGAAGGGGCCGTGGTGGAAAGGCAGGAAGTGCACAGGATCGCCAGAGCAGCCCTCGTTGTTCCAAATGGTCACGCCATGGCAAAAGACAGTGTCCTCGGTGTCCAAACGAGCGCGGAAGGAATAATTGTCAATGCTCCAGTCACGGTTGACGGTGGTCTTGTCGCAAGTCACGGGAGTGACGCTCACATCAGCAGAGAACTTGGGCTCGCCGAATGCGGGATGGCCAACATCACACCTCTCCCAGGACTGGAAACTGACGCTTGCAACCGGGAAGCCGGCGTAGACACTCAGGGCGAAGGTGGCCGCGGTGGCCAGGGTCTATGCTGTGTAAGCAACTTGGATACACCAATGCATGTGATGGGTGGAACTACCTTAGAGAAGTGCATCTTGGTCAATGATTGTGGTTGTTTGGTAAAGAAAGT
The nucleotide sequence above comes from Penicillium digitatum chromosome 1, complete sequence. Encoded proteins:
- a CDS encoding Cation efflux family protein family encodes the protein MASNIPLPLPPRTPTPLADEENASQINSGIPIDRDSLSPLKASFPMDAEGRDIVSPAKSSFNLATSPEDAETPIENGSSDTSPAGPFNFNTTVMAKSPVIKSNMGQRRGHKYKHSSISHQIFLEPPPRAPLALPNSLPMPTLKECRSSMSKDQKTRFWWSLCHMVVAAYTLWTAHGSLAMTALSHLILFDSLGALLCVAVDVLGNFEVWKRSTIRHPFGLERAEVLAGFAMAVLLLFMGLDLISHSLQHFLEKAGHEPHRPHDHDRISLGSVDVTAALAISSTLVSAIGLKNHARIGKAMRFGYIKSLPSVLSNPSHFLTLSCSTLLLLLPLVSIRIYDWLDKLLSGTIALSMCFLGTRLVKTLGSMLLMSYSGQGVSDVIKDIEADAAVFGIDDARFWQVHYGLCMANLKLRVNGSDDNLVRLREKISSLIRNRLGGGYGAGGQKWEVSLQFTIERA